In the Bacillus shivajii genome, one interval contains:
- a CDS encoding helix-turn-helix domain-containing protein, translated as MKEHEFRPKPLLTKREREVFELLVQDKTTKEIAAQLFISEKTVRNHISNTMQKLGVKGRSQAVIELVRLGELQI; from the coding sequence TTGAAAGAACACGAGTTCAGACCAAAGCCGCTTTTAACTAAGCGAGAGCGGGAAGTGTTTGAGTTACTAGTGCAGGACAAGACGACAAAGGAAATTGCAGCACAGCTGTTCATCAGTGAAAAAACTGTACGTAATCATATTTCCAATACGATGCAAAAGCTTGGAGTTAAGGGGCGCTCACAGGCTGTTATCGAATTGGTTAGATTAGGTGAACTACAAATCTGA
- a CDS encoding acyl-CoA thioesterase, whose translation MALPSYIEDFETWQEDFRYRYQISVRFSETDAFGHLNNTNAFVYFEHGRINFFKDTGLVQEWFSKDGETIPVTADLHCDYLKQVYFDEKLDICVKVAHIGNSSVDLHYLIVNEKGEPCMTGRGKIVQVSRETGKPSPWTDSAKGYLQKGF comes from the coding sequence TTGGCATTACCATCTTATATCGAAGACTTTGAAACTTGGCAAGAAGACTTCCGCTATCGTTATCAAATTTCTGTTCGTTTTTCTGAAACAGATGCATTCGGTCACTTAAATAATACGAACGCTTTTGTCTACTTTGAACATGGCCGTATTAACTTTTTCAAAGATACGGGACTCGTTCAAGAATGGTTTTCAAAGGATGGGGAAACGATCCCTGTAACAGCTGATTTACATTGTGACTACTTAAAGCAAGTATATTTTGATGAAAAACTCGATATTTGTGTAAAAGTTGCACACATTGGTAATTCATCGGTTGACTTACATTACTTAATTGTTAACGAAAAAGGAGAACCATGTATGACGGGGAGAGGGAAAATTGTTCAAGTTTCAAGAGAAACTGGTAAGCCTTCACCGTGGACAGACTCCGCAAAAGGATATTTACAAAAAGGGTTCTAG
- the sdhB gene encoding succinate dehydrogenase iron-sulfur subunit produces the protein MSEKTIRLIIKRQKDMESSSYTEEFEIPYRENMNVISALMEIRRNPVNAKGEATTAVSWEASCLEEVCGACSMVINGKPRQSCTALIDQLEQPIRLEPMGTFPVTRDLVVDRSRMFDSLKRVKAWVPIDGTYDLGPGPRMPEAKRQWAYELSKCMTCGVCLEACPNVNSKSEFIGPAALSQVRLFNQHPTGAMHKAERLQTLMDGEGGLSNCGNSQNCVQACPKGIPLTTSIAALNRDTTFQSFKDFFGSDQNV, from the coding sequence ATGAGTGAAAAAACCATTCGCTTAATTATTAAACGCCAAAAAGATATGGAAAGCTCTTCGTACACGGAAGAATTTGAAATTCCGTATCGAGAAAATATGAACGTGATTTCCGCACTTATGGAAATTCGTCGTAACCCAGTAAACGCTAAAGGGGAAGCAACAACTGCGGTATCTTGGGAAGCGAGCTGTCTTGAAGAAGTTTGTGGTGCTTGTTCGATGGTGATTAACGGTAAGCCGCGTCAGTCTTGTACGGCTCTTATCGACCAACTTGAACAACCAATTCGTTTAGAACCAATGGGCACATTCCCTGTTACTCGTGACTTAGTTGTTGACAGAAGTCGCATGTTCGACTCATTAAAGCGAGTCAAAGCTTGGGTACCGATCGATGGAACATATGATCTAGGTCCTGGTCCGCGTATGCCAGAAGCGAAACGTCAATGGGCTTATGAACTATCGAAATGTATGACATGTGGTGTATGTTTAGAAGCTTGTCCAAACGTAAATAGTAAATCTGAATTTATCGGGCCAGCAGCACTTTCACAAGTACGATTATTTAACCAGCATCCAACAGGTGCGATGCATAAAGCAGAACGTCTGCAAACACTAATGGATGGAGAAGGCGGTTTAAGTAACTGTGGTAACTCGCAAAACTGTGTACAAGCTTGTCCAAAAGGAATTCCTTTGACAACGTCAATTGCCGCACTTAACCGTGATACTACATTCCAATCGTTTAAAGACTTCTTCGGTAGTGACCAAAACGTATAA
- the sdhA gene encoding succinate dehydrogenase flavoprotein subunit, which yields MSKGKIIVVGGGLAGLMATIKAAEAGVEVDLFSVVPVKRSHSVCAQGGINGALNTMGEGDSTWEHFDDSVYGGDFLANQPPVKAMCDAAPGIIHLMDRMGVMFNRTAEGLLALRRFGGTQHHRTAFAGATTGQQLLYALDEQVRRHEVNGLVKKYEGWEFLKAVVDEEGTCRGITAQELSTSEIHSFKGDAVIMATGGPGIIFGKSTNSMINTGYAAASVYEQGAYYANGEFIQIHPTAIPGDDKLRLMSESARGEGGRVWTYDEDGKPWYFLEEKYPAYGNLVPRDIATREIFHVCVDLKRGINGENMVYLDLSHKDPKELDVKLGGIMEIYEKFMGDDPRKVPMKIFPAVHYSMGGLWVDYDQMTNIPGLFAAGEVDYSIHGANRLGANSLLSSIYGGMVAGPKAVEYLQGLEKTTEDIDSSVYENQVKKDQAQFDEILNMNGSENAFKIHQELGNLMTDNVTVVRENKRLLETDQKIQELQERFKNISIDDTAQWSNQSAAFIRQLGGMLNLARVITQGAYNRNESRGAHYKPEFPDRNDEEWLKTTKAKFNQETNAPEFEYEEVDVSLIEPRKRDYTSKKKAGDKK from the coding sequence ATGAGCAAAGGTAAAATCATCGTTGTCGGTGGTGGCCTCGCAGGTCTTATGGCGACAATTAAAGCAGCCGAAGCCGGCGTTGAAGTAGATTTATTTTCAGTTGTTCCTGTTAAACGATCCCACTCCGTTTGTGCTCAAGGCGGTATTAATGGAGCACTAAATACAATGGGTGAAGGTGACTCAACATGGGAGCACTTTGATGATTCAGTTTACGGTGGGGACTTCTTAGCAAACCAGCCTCCAGTAAAAGCAATGTGTGATGCAGCGCCAGGAATTATTCATTTAATGGACCGTATGGGGGTTATGTTTAACCGTACGGCAGAAGGTTTACTAGCACTTCGTCGTTTTGGTGGTACTCAACATCACCGTACAGCATTTGCTGGTGCAACGACTGGTCAGCAACTTCTATATGCTTTAGATGAGCAAGTTCGTCGCCATGAAGTAAATGGCCTCGTTAAGAAATACGAAGGATGGGAATTCTTAAAAGCAGTTGTGGATGAAGAAGGGACTTGCCGTGGTATTACTGCACAAGAACTTAGCACATCTGAGATCCATTCTTTTAAAGGTGATGCCGTTATTATGGCAACTGGCGGACCTGGAATTATCTTTGGAAAGTCAACAAACTCAATGATTAACACGGGTTATGCTGCTGCTTCTGTTTATGAGCAAGGTGCATATTATGCAAACGGAGAATTTATTCAAATTCACCCGACAGCGATTCCAGGAGATGACAAGCTTCGTTTAATGAGTGAATCTGCTCGTGGTGAAGGTGGTAGAGTTTGGACATATGATGAAGACGGTAAGCCTTGGTATTTCTTAGAGGAAAAATATCCTGCTTATGGAAACCTTGTCCCACGTGATATCGCAACTCGTGAAATCTTCCACGTATGTGTCGATTTAAAACGCGGTATTAACGGTGAAAACATGGTTTATCTCGACCTATCACATAAAGATCCAAAAGAGCTAGACGTTAAGCTTGGTGGAATTATGGAAATTTACGAGAAGTTCATGGGAGATGACCCTCGTAAGGTGCCAATGAAGATCTTCCCTGCAGTACACTATTCAATGGGTGGACTTTGGGTAGATTATGATCAAATGACAAATATCCCAGGATTATTTGCAGCTGGTGAAGTAGATTACTCTATTCACGGAGCAAACCGCCTTGGTGCGAACTCATTATTATCTTCTATTTATGGCGGAATGGTTGCTGGTCCAAAAGCTGTTGAGTATCTACAAGGTTTAGAGAAAACAACAGAAGACATTGATTCGTCAGTTTATGAAAATCAAGTGAAGAAAGATCAAGCACAATTCGATGAGATCCTGAACATGAACGGAAGCGAAAATGCTTTCAAAATTCATCAGGAACTAGGGAACTTGATGACTGATAACGTTACTGTAGTGCGTGAAAACAAACGTCTATTAGAAACTGATCAGAAAATTCAAGAACTTCAAGAACGATTTAAGAATATTAGCATTGATGATACAGCACAATGGAGTAACCAAAGTGCAGCATTCATTCGTCAGCTTGGCGGTATGTTAAACCTTGCGCGTGTAATAACTCAAGGTGCATACAACCGTAACGAAAGCCGCGGTGCTCATTACAAGCCGGAATTCCCGGATCGTAATGATGAAGAATGGCTAAAAACAACGAAGGCGAAGTTTAATCAAGAAACAAACGCGCCGGAGTTTGAATATGAAGAGGTTGACGTGTCTCTTATTGAGCCGCGTAAACGTGACTACACTTCGAAAAAAAAGGCGGGTGACAAGAAATGA
- a CDS encoding succinate dehydrogenase cytochrome b558 subunit, whose product MSTNREFFYRRLHSLLGVIPVGAFLIVHLLVNSYAIRGPEAYNAAVYFMENLPFRYFMEIFFIFLPIIFHGVYGLYIAFQAKHNTNTYSYFRNWMFRLQRVTGVITIIFIAWHVWDTRIAAMLGQEVNYQMMADIVSNPVALIAYIIGIASATFHFANGLWSFAVTWGITVTPKSQQIATYVTIGIFVALTWLGIQSILAFV is encoded by the coding sequence ATGTCCACGAATCGTGAGTTTTTCTATCGAAGATTACATTCATTGCTCGGCGTTATTCCTGTTGGCGCCTTCTTAATTGTCCACTTATTAGTAAACAGTTATGCTATCCGCGGCCCGGAGGCGTATAACGCTGCCGTTTACTTTATGGAAAATCTTCCATTCCGCTACTTTATGGAAATCTTCTTTATCTTTTTACCTATTATTTTCCATGGTGTATATGGCTTATACATTGCGTTTCAAGCGAAACACAATACGAATACATACAGCTATTTCCGTAACTGGATGTTCCGCTTACAACGTGTAACAGGAGTTATTACGATTATTTTTATCGCATGGCACGTCTGGGATACAAGAATCGCTGCTATGCTTGGGCAAGAAGTAAACTACCAGATGATGGCTGATATTGTCAGTAACCCGGTAGCTTTAATTGCTTATATTATTGGAATTGCTTCTGCAACTTTCCACTTTGCGAACGGACTTTGGTCTTTTGCTGTAACTTGGGGAATTACTGTGACTCCAAAATCACAGCAAATTGCAACTTATGTTACGATCGGTATTTTCGTCGCATTAACGTGGTTAGGAATTCAATCTATCTTAGCATTTGTGTAG
- a CDS encoding TrkH family potassium uptake protein, with the protein MNLGMTKFLTPFRIIVISYIVAMFLFSILLFLPVSSQPGVTVSYSEALFTAVSAVSVTGLTVVNVSETYSGIGVFFLAMAIQLGGIGVMTIGTFVWLIFGKKINLSQRMLIMVDHNQIAFQGLVKLMKGILVVALAIELLGALVLGTYYINYFDTVAEAYYQGAFGALSAFTNAGFDVTGQSLIPFADDYFVQLVNILLIFAGAIGFPVIMEIIEYFRSKKGEFRFSLFTKIAVSTYFIVFAIGVVGLWLLERNEYYDGLAWHQQLFFSLFNSATARSGGLAVMDVSDLTLASLLLLSALMIIGASPSSVGGGIRTTTLAVMFLTIRSFAMGRSDVKVFGREIHQEDKQKAFIVLSVFLVGLFLAIILISAFEGSSEFALMAIIFEVSSAFGTCGLSMGITPYLSMPSQVTLMVLMLIGRVGLIAFLFSIRAKEKKTPYKHPTERIIIG; encoded by the coding sequence ATGAATTTAGGGATGACGAAGTTTTTAACTCCTTTTCGAATCATTGTTATTTCATATATTGTTGCAATGTTTTTATTTAGCATCCTTCTGTTTTTACCGGTTTCATCTCAACCTGGTGTGACGGTTAGTTATAGTGAAGCACTCTTTACGGCTGTCAGTGCGGTAAGTGTAACAGGATTAACGGTAGTGAATGTTTCTGAAACATATAGCGGTATCGGTGTATTCTTTTTAGCAATGGCGATTCAACTTGGTGGAATTGGAGTTATGACGATTGGAACATTTGTTTGGTTGATCTTTGGAAAAAAAATAAACTTATCACAACGAATGCTTATTATGGTTGACCATAACCAAATAGCTTTTCAAGGGCTTGTAAAGCTTATGAAGGGAATATTGGTCGTTGCCTTAGCGATTGAATTATTAGGTGCACTCGTCTTAGGGACCTATTACATAAATTACTTTGATACAGTAGCGGAAGCTTATTACCAAGGAGCTTTCGGGGCTTTATCAGCCTTTACAAACGCTGGATTTGATGTTACGGGGCAATCATTAATTCCTTTTGCTGATGATTATTTCGTTCAGCTCGTCAATATTCTATTAATTTTTGCCGGAGCAATCGGATTTCCTGTCATCATGGAAATTATCGAATATTTCCGTTCAAAAAAAGGGGAATTCCGATTTAGTTTGTTTACAAAGATTGCGGTCAGTACATATTTTATCGTTTTTGCCATCGGTGTTGTCGGATTATGGTTATTAGAACGTAATGAATATTATGATGGTCTTGCGTGGCACCAGCAATTATTTTTTTCATTATTTAATTCAGCGACAGCACGAAGCGGTGGGTTAGCGGTAATGGATGTGTCAGATTTGACACTTGCAAGCTTACTATTACTTTCAGCACTCATGATCATAGGGGCCTCTCCATCTAGTGTTGGTGGAGGAATCCGAACAACAACGTTAGCAGTCATGTTTTTAACGATTCGAAGCTTTGCGATGGGACGTAGTGATGTGAAAGTTTTTGGGCGTGAAATTCACCAAGAAGACAAACAAAAAGCGTTTATTGTTCTATCTGTGTTTCTAGTTGGTCTCTTTTTAGCAATTATTTTAATCAGTGCTTTTGAAGGTAGTAGTGAGTTTGCGTTAATGGCAATTATTTTTGAAGTGAGCTCAGCCTTTGGAACATGTGGATTATCAATGGGTATTACACCTTACTTATCGATGCCAAGCCAAGTTACACTAATGGTCCTTATGCTAATTGGTCGAGTTGGACTGATTGCCTTTTTATTCTCGATCCGTGCGAAAGAGAAGAAAACACCATACAAGCACCCAACAGAAAGAATTATTATTGGTTAA
- a CDS encoding YslB family protein, whose amino-acid sequence MKKNDLLEQEEKETTVSSTFSYDLLRNVLLPELLGEDEEMILYWGGKSIARRIDSENLQDLEAFFKHAGWGSLSLLKEKKSERLYELVSPITTQDRPISLECGFLAQAIEQQYGFITDASYEIKKKKPYTCRITVKWDSGDPVK is encoded by the coding sequence ATGAAAAAAAACGACCTCTTAGAGCAAGAAGAGAAAGAGACAACAGTAAGTTCCACATTCAGTTATGACCTGTTACGAAATGTACTTCTACCAGAGCTATTAGGTGAAGACGAAGAAATGATTTTATATTGGGGAGGAAAATCTATCGCTAGAAGGATAGATTCAGAAAATCTTCAAGACTTAGAAGCATTTTTCAAACATGCAGGTTGGGGTTCTCTTTCATTATTGAAAGAAAAGAAATCAGAACGGTTATATGAGCTTGTCTCTCCTATAACAACACAGGATAGACCGATTTCATTAGAATGTGGCTTTTTAGCTCAAGCCATCGAACAACAATATGGTTTTATTACTGACGCTTCATATGAAATAAAAAAGAAAAAGCCTTATACATGCAGAATCACTGTCAAATGGGATAGTGGTGATCCAGTAAAATAA
- a CDS encoding SHOCT domain-containing protein codes for MSTLYGLITFLSPILITMILILVYRLRTQVKKLQEGPEDDTINQLKALYAKGVLSEDEANVKIREYKNKQNEQMLRHLLNKGLMSREEFDEKVEGLAKHQQQLRVKELEILRDRLGQHQVSCLPEQQVKTWLCVCETINENSNMVCNNCRLNREYIFEEAEHAADPRGIWK; via the coding sequence ATGAGTACGTTATATGGTCTAATCACATTTCTTTCTCCAATATTAATTACCATGATCCTTATACTAGTTTACCGTTTACGAACGCAGGTTAAGAAACTCCAGGAGGGCCCAGAAGACGATACGATCAATCAATTGAAAGCATTGTACGCAAAAGGGGTTCTGTCTGAAGACGAAGCCAATGTGAAAATACGAGAATATAAGAATAAACAAAATGAACAGATGCTCCGTCATTTACTTAATAAAGGATTAATGTCAAGAGAAGAGTTTGATGAAAAAGTTGAAGGATTAGCCAAACATCAACAGCAATTACGGGTGAAAGAGCTTGAAATATTACGTGATAGACTTGGTCAGCATCAAGTTTCTTGTTTACCTGAGCAACAAGTGAAGACATGGCTCTGTGTGTGTGAAACCATCAATGAAAATTCAAATATGGTTTGTAATAACTGTCGATTAAATCGTGAGTATATTTTTGAAGAAGCAGAACATGCAGCTGACCCTAGGGGGATATGGAAGTAA
- a CDS encoding aspartate kinase: MATIVQKFGGTSVGDVTKIKRAAERVKREHEAGNRVVTVVSAMGKSTDTLVQLANEISDSPDRREMDMLLSTGEQVTISLMVMALKEMGIDAVSLTGWQAGIKTEPVHQNARITDIDTERLETYLGEGKVVIVAGFQGMSESGEITTLGRGGSDTTAVAIAAALKAESCSIFTDVTGVYTCDPRVAKHARQLQSISYDEMLELANLGAGVLHPRAVEFAKNYSLPLIVRSSMEDVEGTIVEEDVSMEQNLIVRGLAFEGAVTKITIERLPNRFHAMSDVFSLLAESGIDVDIIIQQMTGENEMNVSFSLHTQELPEALKLLENNHEQLGYQGIRHEDSLAKVSIVGSGMVSNPGVAANMFQALSDHEIEVKMVSTSEIKVSVVVPEAKMATAIDVLHSTFELDASEKPKVTV, translated from the coding sequence TTGGCAACAATTGTACAAAAATTCGGCGGAACATCTGTTGGAGATGTGACGAAAATTAAACGAGCAGCTGAACGAGTAAAACGTGAGCACGAAGCAGGAAATCGCGTTGTTACAGTTGTATCAGCGATGGGGAAATCAACAGATACACTCGTCCAACTAGCAAATGAAATTAGTGACTCACCTGACCGTAGAGAAATGGATATGCTCTTAAGTACAGGTGAACAAGTAACAATCTCGTTAATGGTGATGGCACTAAAAGAAATGGGCATTGATGCAGTATCATTAACTGGATGGCAAGCAGGTATAAAAACCGAGCCTGTGCACCAAAATGCACGTATAACAGATATTGATACAGAAAGACTTGAAACATACTTAGGTGAAGGTAAAGTGGTGATTGTTGCCGGCTTCCAAGGCATGTCAGAAAGTGGTGAAATCACAACACTCGGACGTGGTGGTTCAGACACAACGGCAGTTGCAATTGCTGCAGCTTTAAAAGCGGAGTCTTGCTCGATATTTACAGATGTGACAGGAGTTTACACATGTGACCCGCGAGTAGCCAAACATGCACGTCAATTGCAAAGTATTTCTTATGATGAAATGTTGGAGCTAGCAAACCTCGGAGCAGGTGTATTGCATCCGAGAGCAGTAGAGTTTGCGAAAAATTATAGCCTTCCATTAATCGTTCGTTCAAGTATGGAAGATGTTGAAGGTACAATTGTTGAGGAGGATGTATCAATGGAACAAAATTTAATCGTACGAGGTTTAGCATTTGAAGGGGCAGTTACGAAAATTACGATTGAAAGATTACCAAATCGTTTTCACGCAATGAGTGATGTCTTCTCATTACTAGCTGAATCTGGAATTGACGTAGACATTATTATTCAACAAATGACTGGTGAAAATGAAATGAACGTCTCTTTTTCATTACACACACAAGAATTACCAGAAGCACTTAAATTGTTAGAAAATAACCATGAACAACTTGGCTATCAAGGGATTCGCCATGAAGACTCATTAGCAAAAGTATCCATCGTCGGTTCAGGAATGGTCTCGAATCCAGGGGTTGCAGCAAACATGTTCCAGGCACTTTCTGATCATGAGATCGAGGTGAAAATGGTTAGTACGTCTGAAATTAAAGTATCTGTTGTGGTTCCAGAAGCGAAAATGGCTACTGCAATTGATGTACTGCATTCGACATTCGAACTTGATGCAAGTGAAAAACCGAAAGTAACGGTTTAA